CCCAGGCGCTGGAGCACCGCGGGGTATACCCCTCGAAGCGGCACTACGTCGACAGCCGGGTCTGCGAGATGCTGAACAAGGTGATCTGAGATGGTCGGAGGCCACATCGAGCAGATGAACGAGACCTTCCATACGGACACGGTCTATCGATCCGAGGATGTTCCCCTGAGCTGCCGCCCCAATGCCGCGGACGTGGAGGATACCCTTCACGGGCTGATGAAGCTGAATGGTCTCATCATACGCTCCCTCGAGGAGATCGCCGGGCGAGGGGCAAACGCGGTGACATATCGGGCCGGAAAGAAGTTCGGGCACGAAACGGCCAAGTACTTCCGCAAGATCGACGACATCGAGGAAGCGCTCGAGGAGCTATCCCACATTCTCCGCGGGCAGTATACCTTCGAGATCTGGAAGCCTCAGGATGCGAAGACGTACATCCAGGAGGAGAACGGGAGTTCCTTCATCTACCTGGTCTTCCACGACTGCATCGTTCGCCAGACGCTGCGGAGAAACGGGCAGGATCAGGGAGGACCGCTCTGCCAGACTCTCTACGGCTACGTGGTGGGGGCGATCGAGGAGATCACAGGCAGGCGCGCCCGGCTGGAGATCGTGCATACCGGCCCCAATGCATGCCTGAAGAAACTGATCCTGAAGTGAGGCGGAAAGGATGAAGATTGCAATCGAGGAACTGGCAAGCTGCTCCGGCTGCTCCATCGCGGTGCTGGATCTGCACGAAGCCCTGCTGGATCTCGTCAGGGCAGCCGAGATCGTATACTCTCCCGTCCTCATGGACGTGAAGGAACCCCCGGAGGGTATCGATGTGGCATTCGTCACGGGCGCCGTTCGAAACCAGGAGAACCAGGAGCGCTTGCAGAAGATCCGAAACCGCTCGAAGCACATCATCGCGCTGGGCACATGTGCCTGCTACGGGGGGATCTCGGGGCTCTCCATGCTGAACAGCAACGAGGAGATCTTCCGGTACGTGTACCAGGAGGTGGAGTCGGTACAACCCGACGGAGTCATCCCGACGGACGTCCCGCCGTTTCTGTACCGTGCGTTCGCAGTGGGAGACGTCATCCCCGTGGATTACTACATCACCGGCTGCCCGCCAAAGGAGATTTACTTGAAGAAGATCCTGCCGGCGCTTGTCTCGGGAGAGAAACCCGATCTTCCCAAGAAGTCCGTCTGTTCGGAGTGCGACCGGAAGATGGGACCCATCTCGAACTGGCAGCTGAAACGGCGGCACGAGGGCATACCGGACCGGGAACACTGCCTCCTCGGGCAGGGATACCTCTGTCTGGGCGCGGTCACCTTCGGGCGGTGCGGAGCATCCTGCCCGCACAACAATATCCCCTGCCACGGGTGCAATGGGCCGTCCCTGGACATCCTCCGGGAACCCTGCAGGGACATCTACAACATGATGGTGCGCAGGGTTTCGGATCTTACGGACAGGCCCCGTGCCGAACTGGAGAAGGAGATGTACGATATCGCCCACACCCTGTACGGATTTACAATCGGGAGCCTGGTGATGGAGGACAAGGAGATCTCAAAGATTCGGGACTTGGTCAAGGAGCGGAGCCAATGAGAGAGATCAGCATCAGCCCGGTGACCCGCATCGAGGGGCATGCTCAGGTGAAGATCGCACTCGACGAGCAGGGGAATGTGGCTTCCGCCCACTTCAACGTGGTGGAACTCCGCGGATTCGAGAAGTTCATGATCGGTGCCGCCGTGGAGGAGGCCCCCCGGATCACCCCCCGCATCTGCGGCATCTGCCCGGCGGCGCACCATCTCGCCTCGGCAAAGGCCGTCGATCAGATCTTCGGGGCAGAACCCCCGGCAACGGGAACGAAGCTCCGGGAGCTTCTGCTGCACGGTCAGTACATCCATTCCCATGCCCTCCACTTCTTCATGCTGGCAGCCCCGGACTTCCTGATCGGACACGACGCCCCCCCGGGCGAGAGGAACGTTCTCGGGCTGGCAAAGAAGAATCCCGAGATCGCAAAAAAAGCGATCGAGGTGCGGAAACTGGGTCAGCGGATCACCGAGGCGGTAGGCGGCAAACCCATTCATCCCAGCAACGCCGTGCCGGGAGGAATGTCGAAGGCCCTGTCAGAAGAGGATCGATCACGGCTCTTGGCCATGGCAGAGCGCGGACTCGCCATTGCCGCGGAAGGCTGGGAGATCGCACGGGGAATCCTGGACGCGACCGACCTCGCCTTAGGCGCCGTTGAGACCGCCTTCATGGGCATGACCGCCGGAGGGGTGTACTCTCCTTACGAGGGGACGGTGCAGGCGATTGGTGCGGACAGGAGCCCTATCGGCACCTTCAGAGGCGCTGACTATCTGGAGTTCGTACAGGAGTACTCCCTTCCCCGATCCTACCTGAAGTTCTGCAGGTTCAGGAACGGTCAGCACTACCGCGTCGGACCTCTGGCCCGCCTGAACATCTGCGGGAGCATGGGCACCCCTCAGGCGGATGCCGCCCTGAAGGTGTACCGGGACAGGTACGGATCGCTCGTGCAGTCTCCTCTGGCGTACAACGTGGCGCGGTACGTGGAGTTCCTCTTTGCCTGCGAACGGGCAGTTCAGATTCTCAAGGACGCCGCCATTTGCGGGTCCGACATCCGCACGCCCGTCTCGGAGGTGAAGAACCTGAGGGGCGTCGGCATCGTCGAAGCCCCGCGGGGTACGCTGATCCACGATTACACGGTGAACGCGGAGGGATTCATCGAGCGGTGCAACCTGATCGTTGCCACCTGCCAGAACAATTACGCGATGGACAGGAGCGTGGAAGCGGTCGCAAGAAGGGTGGTGCAGAACGGTTCGCTGACCGAAGGAGCGGCGAACCGTATCGAGATGATCATCCGTGCCTATGATCCCTGCATCTCCTGTGCAACGCATGCGATCGGGAGGATGCCGCTGCACATCGAGATCGAAGGGAAGGCGGCACATGCACCGCACCCTTCAACTGCACGTAGAAAAGGAGATGATTCGGAATGTTAAAGCAAATACTGGGCGAATTCCTGAAGCTTGACGGCGTAACCGCTGCGGTCGTCGTCGGAAGGGATGGTTTCGTGATTGAGAGCGCGGTATCGGGCAAGGTGGATATCGATGCCCTTGGCGCAATGGCATCGACGGGCATGGGAACCTCCGAAGCCATGGGAGCGGAGCTCGGGAAAGGAGATCTCCGCCAGATGCTCGTGGAACTGGATAATGGACCGATCCTCCTCTCCCCCCTCTCCGCAGACGAGCTGATCGCGATCGTGGCCGAGACCGACGTCAACATCGGCCGAATTCGATACGAGCTGAAGAAGAACAAGGATAGACTCATCGCTGCGCTGTAACCATGAAGCTACCCGAGGGAACAAGGATCGGGCTCCTCAAGGCCACGCTGGACGAGGCAATCCCCTATACTGCGGCCTTCTGCGGTGCTCTGGAGGTCACTGCGGAGCAGGGGAAAGGGTTTCTCTTGGTGGATCGGGGCACCATCACAGCGGCGTACTTGAATGGAACGGGAGGATCTTTTCGGGGAAGGTCCGCGCTCGTCCGCCTGGCCGAAGAGCCCTCCCCCGAGTTCGGTATACGCAAGTATACTCCAGAGGAGTATGCTGATGCTCTCTCGATCTGCTCCGCTGAGAGGCTCCTCGTACCCGAGGAGCCGGGAGCCACGGATACACCCCCGCGTATCCTGGATGAGGGGAAGATGCGAAAGATCCTCGGGCAGCCTGGGATCCGGGCAGTGTCGGCGTTTTTCGAGGGGTTTGCGGTCCAGTCGCTGGGCGATGCCGATTTCGATCAGGTGGCTGCCCTGGCGGAGGATCTGCTCCGGGCCGGCACGAAGATCGCCGCGGATATGCGTATCGGCATGCTCGATCAGATCATCCTGGAGACGGTTTCGGGCAAGATCGTCATCGCACCTTACGGAGACCTGTACCTGTGCGTGCTTGCCGATGCCGATACCAATCTGGGGCTGATCCGGGTGGCATTGAAGGGACTCCAGTCGGAGGTGAACTAGGGTTATGCAGATTCCTAACGGTACAGTTCGGTCACGGGAGAAGGAGGTACATCTTGGAGACTTTCTGGACAGCCTGGGATCCACGGGCTTCACGGGGTGCTGTACGGTCACTTTTTCGGGTCAGAGCTGTCGCCTCGTGTTCGGGCGGGGCGAATGCATCCTGGCGGAGTATCAGGGATGCCAGGGAGAGGCTGCCTGGAAGGGCATCCTCCGGATGAAGCACGAGAGGGCTGATGCCGTGCTGACCGATCTCACGCCCGATCAGATTGAGGCAGCGATCAGCGCCAATCGGCCGTTCCTTGTCGATCCGAACCACTGGAAGGCACCGCCCAGGGTTCGGCCGTCGACCACCGTCATCAGACCGGTCGCGGCGAGGGGAACGCCGGGGCGGAGGGTGAAGGTGAGCACGGTCTCCACCAGCCCGGCAGGAGCTTCGAGCCCGACACGGGCGGGCAGCCATACCGGCGGACAGACCCAGGGGAGAGCTGCCAGCCTGGAGGGAGGCGCCGACCGCATATCCCTCGAATCACTGAAAGGCCTCAGGGGATCTTTTAAATCCGATGCTGCAACACTCCTCAGGGATCTGGACCTCGAACATCTCATAGTGGAGGTTGCGGAAAAAGAGAATGTAAAGAAAACAACGCAGGATACGGAGAAAGAAGGTTGTCGATCTTCAAACGGCAATAGATAAGTATGTGAATTGCTAAAACCTTAATTGACGTCAATACAGTTATTTCGTGAGAAGGTGTTTCATGATCAGAGCGTATACAGTTGCTTCCGGCAAGGGCGGTACGGGAAAGACGACAGTGACGGTGAATCTCGGCACGTCCCTTGCGCAGCTCGGGAAGGAGACCTATATACTGGACGCGGATATCGGGATGGCCAACATGGGACTGATCCTGGGTCTCGAGGGGGCTCCCATCACCCTGCACGAAGTGCTTGCCGGCAAGGCCAAGATCGACGACGCCATATATGAAGGCCCCAGCGGGGTGAAGGTTGTTCCAAGCGGGATATCCCTGCAGGGGTTCCAGAACTCCAATCCCGAGCGAATGCGGGATGTCATGCGGGAGCTGGTCGGGCGGTGCGAGTTCCTGCTGATCGATGCCCCTGCGGGCATCAGCAAGGATGGGGTGGTGGCGCTCGCCATCGCGGACGAGGTGATCCTGGTGGTCAATCCCGAGCTCTCGTCGATGGCAGATGCGCTCAAGACCAAGATTCTGACCGAGATGGTGGGGGGGAAGGTATACGGTGCAATACTTAACCGCTCTGGCATGGAGAATACAGAACTGCGGCGCCACAGTGTGGAGGATGTTCTCGGCGTCCGTGTCATCGATATGATTCCGGAAGACCCCAATGTCCGTCGAGCAGCTGCATACAAGACGCCGGTCGTGATCAAGTATCCCACTACCGAGTCCTCCCGGGCGTTCCGGAGGATCGCTTCGGAGCTTGCCGGGTACGAGTACAAAGAGGAGTCCGAGCGGGTGAAGGAAGGCTTTATCGACCGCCTTGCACGCACCCTCTTCGGAGGCAGTTCCCGGTAACCCATCCACGTCCGAAAGTAAGTCCGGCTTCATGGCGGGGAACGTCGCCATGCAATGGTGCAGTCCATCAATGCATCTCGCTTTTATGGCAGAAGAAGAAAGGCGTTCTTGAATGTTTCGTGTCCATGGTCGATTGTGTAATTACCGGCTTTAATTTCGTATAAATTCAGTTTTCAGAATGTTTTACCGTATACTATTAAAATTTTCATGTACAGCAAAACAAAATGCTTAACTATAACTTAGTACGGAAGTAATGTACGCAAGACTGCTGAGCGCACGTTCTCCCCAGGGGAGTGGAAGCACTCACAGAACGTCTATCGACCGATGGATACTGATATGCATGGATATAAGTGGCATAATTGATGAAGTGCTCGGCACCTCGACGTACATCGGGGACTACGCGTATCGCGATCTTATCCAGTATGCGAAGTCGCAATCCCTTCATGGTGTGGGGATTTCAGACGAGAAATCCCAGAAGTTTATCATCATTTTTGAAAAGGGCGATCCGGCGGGTGTCATGCTGATCGACAGCAAGGGCACTCTCTTTGGTGAGACGGCGGCCTATCACCTTCAGGACAGGGACCGGTTCGAGCTATTCTCCACGGATCAGTCCATTGCCAGTGCACTCGCCTCTCGCTGCCGGGTATTCGATAAGATCCATCTCGAGAAACGGCTTTCGGACGATCTACCGATCATCGGCGGCAAGCGGCAGAGCCCGGGAGTGTTATGCCTGATCATCGTGCGGGATGGCGTTGTGCAGTCCGGGATGCGGGTCTCGATTCGGAAGGGCAGGCAGGTCATCGGTACGGATAACACCACCGAAGACGGCCGGGCTTGCTTCCGGCTCCTAAACGGCAGATACGACTGCGTGATCATGGATCGCGCCCAAGAGATGTACACATTCATGGTAGACTTCAAGGATCCCTATGCGGAGTCCGTTATCGATATTGGAGGGTGAAAGGCAGCATGTCAAATGAAGACGAATCGAAAGAAGGATTGAGCGCTTTATTGAAACGCATCGGAACAGTAAGAAAAGAGGAAGAGAGTCCGAAGGAGGGTGCGGAGTCGGGCGGAGCTGGTGAAAGCGGCGCCCTGAAGGAGAAGACGAACCTCGCAGGACTGATGAAACGGATCCAGATGATCCGCCCGACCGAGGACGAGATGGCCCCTTCCGCACAGGCGGATGCGGGTCCGCCCCCCGCTGCGCCGCAGCTGCGGTCCAGCGGGGGAGAGGCGGAGGAAGGCGAGGCGATAGCGAAAGACGGCGATTCCGCCGCACTGCCCGCCGCCCGTTCCGGATCCGGCAATCTCGAGCAGGATCTGAGATCCGTCATGGAAGGGATTCTGAAGTCGCCCGAGGGAGGGGAGACATCGATCACCGAGGGCGATGAACCCCGGACGGAGACTCCCGAACACGTCCCTCCGACGACTCAACCGTCCCCTGCCACGCCGGTGAGGGACGCGAAACGGACGCAGTGGTCGAGCGGGAATGAGCGCCAGGAGAAGATCATCTCGATCGACCAGATCAGCGATATCTCCGATCTCATTCTACCGAAGGGCGCCACGTTCGAGATCGATGAAGTGAAACTCCGTGGGCGGACGAGCATCTTCGATGCCACGAACATCGGCACCCTGCCGTCCGAGATCGACGAGATCTGGCGCACCGGATTGCCGTCTGTCGGCCTGAAAGACATCTCCATCGGCTCCGATCGGGCACAGGAAGACGAATCCGCCCGGACCGGCGTGCTGGGTCGGTTCCGGATCTTCAAGGCCATCCGCTCGGAGGTCGAGGAGTACAATCGGAAGATCCACGGGCCCCTGGTCGACCTCACTCTGAGAGTCCCGCCCGGTGTCGAGGAGATCGAGCTCTACCCGGTGAACGAACCCTACGCCTATATTCGGGTGACTTACGACAACACCACGCACGAATACACGTACCATGTGCTGGAGCCGGAGCTCAACGAGGCCGAGAAGGAGCTGCTCTCCGAACTCAAGGAGCGCCTGTTTGAGACGCTCGACGTGAACACCAAGGATCTCACGAAAGAGACTGCAAAAAAGGCACTTCGCACAGCAGTCGATGATATCACGGCAGACTACGGCATCAAACTCACCCCGGTGTCCCGGGAGAAGATCATGTACAACATCGAGAAGGAGTTCGTCGGGGATGGACTCATCGATGCCATCATGCACGACAAGTACATCGAGGACATCTCGTGCGATGGCGTGGGCAGCCTGATATTTGTGTACCACACCAGTTACGAGAACATCAAGACCAACTTGATGTACAAGAACGCAAACGAACTGGACTCATTCGTCACCAAACTTGCGCAGAGGGCCGGAAAATACATCTCGATTGCAGAACCCATGCTGGATGCGACGATGAGCGACGGATCCCGTATCCAGATGACGCTCGGGACAGAGGTCACCGCCCATGGGTCCACGTTCACCATCCGCAAGTTCCGCGAGGAGCCGATTACCCCCACCGACCTCATCGAATGGTCCACCTTCTCGCCGCTCTCCATCGCCTACCTCTGGCTTGCCGTGGAGAATGGCAAATCTTGCATATTCGCGGGCGGCACGGCGTCGGGCAAGACGACATCCCTGAACGCGATCTCCCTCTTCATCCCCCCCAACGCCAAGATCATCACCCTCGAAGATACGCGTGAGCTGAAGCTGCCTCACCCCAACTGGATCCCGAGCGTCACCCGCTCGTCGTTCGACTCGGCCGGCAAAGGAGAGATCGACATGTACGAACTCCTCCGCGCAGCACTGCGGCAGCGGCCGGAATACCTCCTCGTGGGCGAGGTTCGAGGCAGGGAAGCCCTGACGCTCTTCCAGGCGATGAGTACCGGGCATGTCACCTACTCGACCATGCACGCCGATTCGGTCGCCAGTGTCGTACACCGCCTGGAGAACCCCCCGCTGAACGTGCCGAGGAACATGCTCTCTGCCCTGAAACTGGTCTCGGTCCAGGTCCAGGCCCGCGTCGGAGGGCAGCGGATCCGGCGGAACAAGCAGCTCATCGAGATCCTGGACATCGATCCCCGAACGAACGAGCTGATCACAAACGAGGTATTCCGCTGGAATCCGGCGACCGATGAGATCCGCTACTCCGGGAAATCCTTCATTCTCGAGGAGATCATGGAGGATCGGGGCTGGAGCGAAGCCAGGATGAAAGAGGAGCTCAAGCGTCGCCAGGAGCTTCTGGAGTGGATGCGGCTGAAGATGATCCGCCACTACACCGATGTCTCCAAGATGCTCATCTCCTACCACCGCGATCCCGAGGCGGTGGTCAATCTTGTCCGCGGCGATCTCTACGGCGAGGGACGATCGGCATGAACAGTTACCAGAGATTCAGTTTCAACCTGCTCGGAGGGCGTCTGAAGGAGAAACGGGACGATTACCTCGTGCTGCGCAACAACCTCATGAGCGCCCGGCTGAAGACGCCCTTTGAGGCCTACCTCGCCACGGCCTATGTCACCTCGATCCTGGTCGGCCTGGCAGCTGCAGCCGTCTTCGGCGTTCTGAGTGTCGTCCTGAACCTGCCGGAGCTCTTCACCTACAGGGGAACGGTGCCGGAGTTCTTCCTCTTCCTGAACGACTACAAGCTGATCATCGGCACTGTCATCATCACCATCCTGTCGCTGCTCATCTTCGGCGGCATCACATACCTGATCTTCCTACTGTATCCGGGCATCGTCGCGGGAGAGCGGCGACGGAATATCGATGCGACACTTCCCTACGCGATCAACTACATCACCGCCATGTCGACTGCCGGTATCCCCCCGGCGGAGATCTTCCGCCTCCTGGGGGAGAGTACGATCTACGGTGAAAGCGCGGTGGAGGCACGCTACATCGCCCGGGAGATCGACATCTTCGGCCGCGATCTCATCGACGCGATGCGCATCGTGGCGACAATCACCCCGAGCGAGCGGTTCAAAGAGTTCCTCCAGGGTGCAATGGCGGCAATATCCAGCGGCAGCAATCTCACCGAGTATTTCCGCACCAAGGCGGCGCAGTACGCCCTGGAGAATCGTCACGAGCAGAAGAATTTCCTGGAAGTCCTCGGTCTCATCGCCGAGTCCTACGTCACCGCGCTCGTGGCCGGCACGCTCTTTCTGATCATCCTGCAGTCGATCATGTCCATTCTATCGGGGCAGAGCGACCCGATCTTCCTGTACGTCGTCATCTACCTGATTGTGCCCTTCGGGAGCATCATGTTCACGATCCTGATCAGTTCCATGACACCGGAGGTGTGAGATGGGATTTACAGACATTGTTAACGACTTCCTGAACCGCCCAAGGTCCAAGGACGATCTGGTTCCCGCAACAGACCTTGAAGAGTACGAACGGGAGCAGCAGAGGATCTTCGACCGGATCGAGTACCAGAGACGGCACCGCTATGGGCTTGGCAAATTCTTCAAGCACCCCATGGAATTCCTCCGCGAGAAGCCCATGAACGTCCTCGTCCTCTCCCTGCCCGCCTCGTTCCTGGTGTTTTTCGTCGGATTCTCCTTTATCGTGGGTATCTATGGGATTGAAGCACTCTTCAACTCCACGATGATCGACGATGTGATCGTCCTATCCGTGCTGATCGCAGTGATACCTCTTGCGGTCCTCGACTTCATGGAGGGGCGGAGGGTCAAGAGTCTGGAAGAGTCCCTCCCCAACTTCTTCCGTGACGTCGCCGGTATGAACGACAGCGGGATGACACTCCCGAATGCAGTGCATATCGTCTCCGGCGGCGAGTACGGTGCTCTCACGCCGCATATCCGGAAACTGGACGCGGAGATGTCCTGGAGCGTGCCGTTTGTCGATGCGATCTACCGTTTTGGAAGGAACGTGAATACTCCCCTGGCAGGGCGGAGCGTGGATCTGATCGCAAAGGCGAGCAAAGCCGGCGGTGATGCCAGTGAGGTGCTCCGCGCAGCGGCGACGGACGCCTACGAGTTCTTCAACCTGAAGACCGAGCGGATGAACAACATGCTCATCTACATGATCATCGTCCTGATCTCGTTCTTTGTCTTCCTCTTCGTGATCGCGATCCTGGTCTCCACATTCCTCACCACGATGGCAGAAGCCGGCGGGGCAGCCTCCGCCGCGGGCGGTGCGGCCACGCGGTTCATCGGGAACGTGGACATCTTCTTCTACAAGCGGCTCTTCTCGCACGCAGGGTTCACGCAGGGCTTCTTCTCCGGGCTCGTCGCGGGCCAGATGGGTGAGGGGCGTGCTGTCGCTGGTCTGAAGTACTCGGCAATCATGCTGATCCTGGCCTGGATCATGTTCCGGTTCTTCGTGTAGGGGAGATCCCCGGAATCATATTTTCGGGTCCGCCCCGGCAGTACCAGAGCGGCTTCCGGACGGATCTCTCTGGAACTCCGCGTTCAGTTCACAGGTCCGGGATTTCGGGCTTCGGCTAGGAGTTTGGTCCCGGAATCCCCCTCTTCAGCCTCCGGCGGAGGAATCGGATCGTGAGAGAGCGGTCCTCGAACATGGATGGGCGGGATACGGTCGCCCTCGTCCGTTCTCGCACCCTCTCCGGGTTCGAATTTTTTCCGTATCGCCACTCCGGTTTCGGGCCGGTGGCACAGAGGCTGCATATACCGCGTCCGGCGGATCGTCTTCCCGCCTCTTCCGGCACGGGTTGCAGCGGGAAGTCCGATGCGGCAACAGAAAACATGGATTGCGGGGGGAGCAAACGGCTGCATCCGAGGGGGGGGAATGCGGTGGCTGCGAGTCCGCGGAAGCCGTCGCTGAATCGGTGATGTCGCGTAAATTTCAGCGATTTCTGCCACCGGACAAGCAAGACAACTGTGTTTCGACCGGATAGTTCAAACGACGGGATCCCGAATAAAAAGAGAAATCATCTTGATTGCACGCGCTGGCCCGTGCCCGGTTCAGCTGATATTGTCGAGCTTGTACCCCTTCTGGGCGAGGAGCTGCTTCACCCGGTCGAGGTGATTCCCCTGCAGCTCAATGGTGCCCCCTTTGATGGTCCCGCCGCACGCAAGTTTGCTCTTCATGTATTTCGTCAGATCCTCCAGGTCGATGTCGTCCGGGTCGAGACCCTCGATGATGGTCACCTCTTTTCCGTACCGTCGACGGTTCATCTTCACCTGGATCCGCTGCTGCTCCTTTGCTACCTCCTCACAGATGCACAGTTCTCGTGGTAGTCCGCATGTTGGGCATATCCCACCATTCATTGCAATGTACCTTGCGTTTCTCTTTATATATTTCTTGGCATGCCATTCAATCCAGCCTGCATACGTCGCATCCGCTGGTGAGAACCTGGTTTTCTTTGCTCCTGTTTCGATAGATGGTTATGCCTTTGCACCGGAGGGATCGGGCGAGCTCGAATACCCGCGACACGTCGTCAACCGATGCATGCTCCGGCAGATTGACCGTCTTTGAGACGGCATTGTCGACGTGTTTCTGCAGAACTGCCTGCATCCGCACATGGCACTCCGCGGGGATCTCGAGTGCGGTCTGAAAGAGGTCCCGGGTGTGATCGGGGAGCGGCAGATCCTGAACGCTCCCTGTCCTTTTCGCATGGGAGAGGATATCGACGCTCCCGCGATACGATGCCGCATACGCCTCCAGGAGCGGATTGACCACCTCGACGGGCCGTCCGTCGATGGTACGACGGTATGCGAGAGAGAAGGGAGGTTCGATCCCTTCGCTCGTACCGGCGATGATATGGAGGGATCCGGTCGGAGCGATGGTGGTGACGGTCGCATTCCGCATGGGGCTGCGGAATACGCTCTTGTCGATCGCCGGAAAGGATCCTTTCCTCTCGCCGAGTTCCCGGGACGTCTCCCGGGCTTCCTGCTGGATCAGGCCCATCAGGCGGTCGGCGGTGGCAAGCGCCTCGTTCGAACTGTAGGGCAACCCGAGCTGGATGAACATGTCCGAGAGCCCCATGATCCCGAGCCCTATCTTACGAGTGGACAGCGTCTTCTCACGGATCTGCGGGAGGGGAAATTGGTTGACATCGATTACCGCATCCAGGAACTCGACGCCGTTCCGCGCTGCATGCCGCAGCAGGTCATCATCCAGCTCTCCCTTCCGGACACACTTTGCGAGGTTGATACTTCCGAGGTTGCAGCTCTCGTAGGGATAGAGGGGCTGCTCGCCGCAGGGGTTGGTGGTTTCGATGAGACCGAGCCCCGGGACGGTATTCCGGCGGTTGATCTCGTCCAGGAACAGCATGCCGGGATCGCCGGTGGACCAGGCCGCATGCGCCACTATCTCCCACAGATCGCGGGCCCCTATCGTTCCCCAGACGGATCCGTCCCGGGGGTTCACGAGCTCGTACGGCCTTCCCGACTCGAGGCACCGGAAGAACTCCGCGTCGAAACCCACGGAGATATTGAAGTTGCGCAGCCCCCCGCCACGTTTGCTGTTAACGAACGCGACGATATCCGGGTGCGAACTGGCCAGCACGCCCATGTTCGCGCCTCGTCGTCTTCCCCCCTGCCGCACCGCCTCCGTCGCCTTGTCGAACACCTCGATGAAGGACAGCGGTCCGCTGGCGATTCCCGCTGTACCATTCACGGAATCCCCGCGGGGCCGCACGTGGCTGAACGAGAATCCGGTTCCTCCGCCGCTCTTGTGGATGAGTGCCATATGCTTAAGCGTGGAGAAGATGCTCGCGATCGAATCTTCAACCGGGAGGACAAAGCAGGCGGAGAGCTGCCCTGATGGTGTGCCGGCGTTCATGAGGGTGGGGGAGTTGGGTAAAAAGAGCAGGTTCTCCATCATGGCAAGAAACTCGCGTGCCTTGCCCGTATCAACGGCCCGTGCAACGCGCGAAAAGAGATCCGATGGACTCTCTCCAGGCAGCAGGTAGCGAGACTGCAGCAACTGGAGTGCGACGGTGCTGAACTTCATTGTATCACTGCTGGATATACTCTCAATCCAGGTACTCTTTATTTAAATTCATCTAAATGTACCTACAGCATGTCGCTGATGGTGCTCGGCACGGCGTCCCACGTAGGAAAGAGC
This portion of the Methanomicrobiales archaeon genome encodes:
- a CDS encoding type II/IV secretion system ATPase subunit, translating into MSNEDESKEGLSALLKRIGTVRKEEESPKEGAESGGAGESGALKEKTNLAGLMKRIQMIRPTEDEMAPSAQADAGPPPAAPQLRSSGGEAEEGEAIAKDGDSAALPAARSGSGNLEQDLRSVMEGILKSPEGGETSITEGDEPRTETPEHVPPTTQPSPATPVRDAKRTQWSSGNERQEKIISIDQISDISDLILPKGATFEIDEVKLRGRTSIFDATNIGTLPSEIDEIWRTGLPSVGLKDISIGSDRAQEDESARTGVLGRFRIFKAIRSEVEEYNRKIHGPLVDLTLRVPPGVEEIELYPVNEPYAYIRVTYDNTTHEYTYHVLEPELNEAEKELLSELKERLFETLDVNTKDLTKETAKKALRTAVDDITADYGIKLTPVSREKIMYNIEKEFVGDGLIDAIMHDKYIEDISCDGVGSLIFVYHTSYENIKTNLMYKNANELDSFVTKLAQRAGKYISIAEPMLDATMSDGSRIQMTLGTEVTAHGSTFTIRKFREEPITPTDLIEWSTFSPLSIAYLWLAVENGKSCIFAGGTASGKTTSLNAISLFIPPNAKIITLEDTRELKLPHPNWIPSVTRSSFDSAGKGEIDMYELLRAALRQRPEYLLVGEVRGREALTLFQAMSTGHVTYSTMHADSVASVVHRLENPPLNVPRNMLSALKLVSVQVQARVGGQRIRRNKQLIEILDIDPRTNELITNEVFRWNPATDEIRYSGKSFILEEIMEDRGWSEARMKEELKRRQELLEWMRLKMIRHYTDVSKMLISYHRDPEAVVNLVRGDLYGEGRSA
- a CDS encoding adenosylcobalamin-dependent ribonucleoside-diphosphate reductase; this encodes MKFSTVALQLLQSRYLLPGESPSDLFSRVARAVDTGKAREFLAMMENLLFLPNSPTLMNAGTPSGQLSACFVLPVEDSIASIFSTLKHMALIHKSGGGTGFSFSHVRPRGDSVNGTAGIASGPLSFIEVFDKATEAVRQGGRRRGANMGVLASSHPDIVAFVNSKRGGGLRNFNISVGFDAEFFRCLESGRPYELVNPRDGSVWGTIGARDLWEIVAHAAWSTGDPGMLFLDEINRRNTVPGLGLIETTNPCGEQPLYPYESCNLGSINLAKCVRKGELDDDLLRHAARNGVEFLDAVIDVNQFPLPQIREKTLSTRKIGLGIMGLSDMFIQLGLPYSSNEALATADRLMGLIQQEARETSRELGERKGSFPAIDKSVFRSPMRNATVTTIAPTGSLHIIAGTSEGIEPPFSLAYRRTIDGRPVEVVNPLLEAYAASYRGSVDILSHAKRTGSVQDLPLPDHTRDLFQTALEIPAECHVRMQAVLQKHVDNAVSKTVNLPEHASVDDVSRVFELARSLRCKGITIYRNRSKENQVLTSGCDVCRLD
- a CDS encoding type II secretion system F family protein encodes the protein MNSYQRFSFNLLGGRLKEKRDDYLVLRNNLMSARLKTPFEAYLATAYVTSILVGLAAAAVFGVLSVVLNLPELFTYRGTVPEFFLFLNDYKLIIGTVIITILSLLIFGGITYLIFLLYPGIVAGERRRNIDATLPYAINYITAMSTAGIPPAEIFRLLGESTIYGESAVEARYIAREIDIFGRDLIDAMRIVATITPSERFKEFLQGAMAAISSGSNLTEYFRTKAAQYALENRHEQKNFLEVLGLIAESYVTALVAGTLFLIILQSIMSILSGQSDPIFLYVVIYLIVPFGSIMFTILISSMTPEV
- the yciH gene encoding stress response translation initiation inhibitor YciH, which encodes MNGGICPTCGLPRELCICEEVAKEQQRIQVKMNRRRYGKEVTIIEGLDPDDIDLEDLTKYMKSKLACGGTIKGGTIELQGNHLDRVKQLLAQKGYKLDNIS
- a CDS encoding type II secretion system F family protein, whose protein sequence is MGFTDIVNDFLNRPRSKDDLVPATDLEEYEREQQRIFDRIEYQRRHRYGLGKFFKHPMEFLREKPMNVLVLSLPASFLVFFVGFSFIVGIYGIEALFNSTMIDDVIVLSVLIAVIPLAVLDFMEGRRVKSLEESLPNFFRDVAGMNDSGMTLPNAVHIVSGGEYGALTPHIRKLDAEMSWSVPFVDAIYRFGRNVNTPLAGRSVDLIAKASKAGGDASEVLRAAATDAYEFFNLKTERMNNMLIYMIIVLISFFVFLFVIAILVSTFLTTMAEAGGAASAAGGAATRFIGNVDIFFYKRLFSHAGFTQGFFSGLVAGQMGEGRAVAGLKYSAIMLILAWIMFRFFV